The genomic segment TGCTAAGGGTAAACCACACGCTTCACCGAAgggtcaggagagagagagagagagagagagagagagagagagagagagaggagagagagagagagagagagagagagagagatggaaggagagagagagagagagagagagagagagagagagagagagagagagagagatgaggagtgaAGGAGAGTAGCAGCGCCATCACCGCAGGTGACGGATTGAGCacgacgatgacgatgatgatgaggaggatgataaTGTCTGGGCACAGATTCCCAGATTCCTCGGATGCTTTCCGGAACATTTTCCGGGAGAGACGTGGACACGAGTCGCAAGACGCTGGGGCTTGTTGCCGGGCGGGTCGGACCCTCAGATGTTGACGagcgtggtggaggtgatgaggcGCACGGTGAGCGTGCCCGGCAGGTCGTTGTCCTGGCGACTGCCCTTGTCGCGCAGGTGCAGCGTGTGTGCTGCTCCTGCCGCTCGTTGGGGTCGCTGAAGAGCGTCACCTGCCCCAGGAAGGTGTCCACGATCACGTTCTTGTTGTAGATCTGCAGATTGGGCCGGAATGAccgtggtggaggcggtggtggtggagtgtgGGGGCAGGGTTTTTGTGGGGGGTGGAAACGGGGGGATGtttatggtggtggtgttgggggtgagtGAGGAGAAGTTGATCAAGGTTatgagtgtggtggtggtggtggtggtggtggtggtggaggtggaggtggaggtggaggtggaggtggaagtgATGAGGTTGTTGGTGGAtggggaggtgatggtggaggggttggtggtggtggtggtgcgggagggggtgatggtggtggaagaggggacaaaggtggaggtggtggagatggtagcGGGGGGGGTCAGGCAGGGGGTGTCCGATGGCAAGTGGAAGATAAAGATTCAAAGTTTTAACTGAAGAAAACATTGTCCACAAagttacagacagagagaaacccAAACAGGAAGGCATCTTGTTTGTTTCAGTTCGACAACCTTTTTCTTGGTTTGAAGGAGCAATGCCAACTCCTGCAACACTGTGCTACTGAATTCGCAAAACATCTTAAAAAACTCCAGGTAACACTCAGCAGTCTGAGTCTGACAGCTATAAATATCAGTTTTATAGGCTCAGTTCGGCTGTATATGAGGAGGTCCCTTTCATTTTCCAGCTAGATATGTGTTTCAAGTATTTGGATACGTCCTAGTGAAACGCCATGCAGGGAATATTAATTTAGTCGTTAAcagtttagagagagagagagagagagagagagagagagagagagagagagagagagagagagagcgagggagagagagagagagagagagagagagagagagagagagagcgagggagagtggGACTTGGAGCTGACCTCAATGTGGATGCCCTCCTTGGGTTTCTTGCGGTAGAAGAGACCCTTGATGTCGAAGTTGGGGCTGCGGGTGTCCTTGTGAACGGGCGAGcgcaccctctccccctcgcaGGTGATAATCACATAGGGGTCCGAAGCtgcatggggagggggggaggggcgggggacaTGTCCGGTGACTACAGGTCTCATTGACGATGTACAATGTGAAACGGCATCAGTGGATTCACAAAGTGACAGGGCTTTGTGTTTTACAGAGATTGAGCAAAAACTATTAAAAGGAGCAGAACTTACTAGGTTGCAGTGAGTTGTTGATATCATCCCCCAAAACTACTCTATCCGGtttcctctctctttatatcaACAGTATATACGTGGGGCAAGGTTTAAAATAGCATGTTTTCCCCCTCAGCTATGCTACAAAGTGCAAGCATCAGCTACACACTGGGTCAGCTTGGAAAAAGGTCAAAGGTCCCCTGACTATTTTTGTTCAGGGGAAGATTGGGGAGAGGTTGGGTAGAGCTAGCAGGCGCTGTCAGGGAGTTAGGCAGCTACAGACGCTACAGAAGCTACAGCGTGTTGTTAGCGGCCATTCAGATTGGGTTCCAAGTACCTTGTGATCTGGTCAGGTATCTTTTCCTATGGGGATTGAGGCAGTGCAGTTctgtggagggggttaaaaaaaggTATTTTTTTATAGTACAGTACTTCACGGCAGTCAATGTGGCTGTCAGCGCCTCTGGCGCCTCGTGTCTGTGAAGATCTGAATGCCATCTTGAAAATACAAGTGTTCATTCCTTTGGAAAGCAACACACGTTGACATGTTTGACAATGAAGCTCTGGGACATGTTCACAAAATAAAGTGGGGACTGTTCCTGCAAAAATGAAGCCACTGCCAgttaacattttgttttttttcctatttATTAACAACTTCATCTTACCTTAAGTAGTAGAACGTACGTTCTGCTCGGTTATGCTGCCATTATTCCTGCCCAACTGTTTGTGTGCCTTCCCAAGGGTTCATCCCTGATAATTAAGGGAGATTTCCCTCACCCATTAGAGGGCTAAGGGTtattgggggggtgggggagtgggggacTCGTCAAAGGCGATCTGCCAAGCACTCTGAGACTGTGACTGTGACATTAGGGGTCTATCGACATATAGTTGACGTGACTCTGCTTAaattgtgccccccccccccccgcccgccactCGTCCTGTACCTCCGTTGGGAGTCTGTCCCTGCAGACCCTCCGCACTGATGACGTGGACCTGAGTGACCAGCTGAGGGTAGCCGCATAGCCCCGTCCAGCATGTCTGGGGGGGGTTCGTCCAAGCTCAGCTCTCTGgggcggaggtgggggggggggtgggggggtggagtggaggcagagggtacacacacacatgtggatgAGTAACCCCATATGCATGCGTAGCGTGTCGCCCTGCAGTTATCCCTGAGGTGTCGTTGGACGTTTGAGAGGAAGATGTGTTTTGAATGGAGTGAAATTGCAGCGTCGTGCGACCGACCCCTTCGCTTCCGAAACCCCAAAACGTGGAAGGATCAATCAGCGCCACTGTCTGGGTTTTTCGATTTTGGTTTCAACGGCAGGGGAGGCCAGATTGATCTTCAGCTAGGAACTGAAATGTGAACTCAAATAAGAGTCATTTGCATTCGTTGAGCACTTTTCCCGGCCTCTAGGGCCCCTCAAGGCATGTGACAGTTGACGCATTGGCacatttaccccccccccacacacacacgcagtacaTCCCGCCCCCTCAATATGTGCACAGAGGCTGCAGTCATAGCTTTGTTTTCAATACAGTCACTTTGGTCCATCGCAGCAGAGTCATCACAACAaagaacatgcacacgcacacaacgctATCTCacactctcgccctctctcgaaGGCATCGTACAGACATGAACGTAGCTCAGCTTTGTCCGAAAAAAACTAAAGTCGCCCCAATTAAAAAAGCCCCCCCTTGAGTTCATGATCACTACTGATGCAAGGTAGAACTCTGGGGCGtttgtgggggagagagatgctTTGCCCCTTCATACTAGCAAGTTGACTGTGGCGGAATATGTAGGCGGAATGCCATTCAGGTACAGGATGCGCCCCTTCTTTGAATGTCTTGCAGCATTTAGACTGAGAACCGCCCCGGTTGTGCACCTCTTCAACTTGTTCTCATCCACCGCCTCCCCGAAGCAACCCATGTGAGTCCCGCAGGCGTCTCCCCTGCCGCACCGCTCGCTCGGTTCAGAAGTCCCTCTTTGTTACGGTTCAAAACAGGGCTGACGACTACAAGAAAGAGTTCAAAGAGTTGCCAAACTATACAGGCCTAGTGTGGTCCTTTGAGGTTTCGAGAACAGTCTGATTCTTGCACAGTGGTTGGCCTCACAGTGGTTGTGAGGCCAACCACTgtgaacaagcacacacacacacacacacacaccacacacacacacacacacacacacacacacacacacacacacacacacacacacacactcacacacacacacacacacacacacacacaatcctcccttcacacacacacacaaacacacacatgggacaAGGTACCCCCTGCAGTGTGAGAGGACAGGTTAAGGTCCCTTTATATTCAGGGAGATCCACATGAGGGAAAATAATACAGGATAGTCTAGCGTTCTGGGTGATTTCATTTCTAActcaaaggtactgggttcgatcctcCAATGTCGGCTACCTCGGCTACCTGGACTGTTTGCATCCTTGAACTAATCTTACCTGCAATTAATAATCTGGCTCTCAAATCACTGCAAGCTGCTTTGCATaagagcatctgctaaatgaccaaaTAGTAAATGGTGCACCGTAAGATAAACGGCACGGATCcataaagatacacacacaaggcGCCCGGTGGCTCAGCAGGTATAAGGCGTACCATTAAGGCTCAGTCCTTACCGCAGCAACCctggttcgattcctgcccgtaGTCCTTTGCTACAtgtccacccctctctctctcccattccttcctgtctatctcactctatcataaagcatcaaaattaaaaaagcgcaaaataaaaataaaataaagatacacacacacacacatctgcatggTCTAGACCTGTGGGGGGTGTGTGAGGGGCTTTACTTGCAGTCTGAAGGCACATCAGTGAAGACTCGGAGCAGGAAGCCGCTCTGCTGGCCCGGGTCGAAGGTGGTGGGGATGATGACGTAGCGGCCCTCCGTCAGCTCCTTCCTGAGGAACACGCAGCGGGAGTTGAATGTAGATGGAGCCCGCCACCTTCTGCTGGGCCGTGTGCATCCGGTACTTCCTGTTGAGCTCCACCTGCCGGAGGGcggagacaggaagtgatgctggtgagtttggttcctgttttATTGGATGTGCGATGCTTTCTGTGTGACTGTCTGAGGAGATGATCTTGTCTATACGGTCACTTTTCTGCcaggaaagaaaaagtatttttttatatgttttcaTATTTCAATTGTTGATGCATCAAACGTATAAATATCATTTTACATGTTTGATGAGTCTTGAGTCAGGTCACTTGTAATCGCTTCAACTGTTGGTCATTTTCATTCTTTCCGTCGCTAAAAAGAGTTAATACGAATCCATTTGTAGgctttacagagcataaaatCAA from the Gadus macrocephalus chromosome 7, ASM3116895v1 genome contains:
- the LOC132461693 gene encoding LOW QUALITY PROTEIN: calpain-5-like (The sequence of the model RefSeq protein was modified relative to this genomic sequence to represent the inferred CDS: inserted 1 base in 1 codon; deleted 4 bases in 3 codons), yielding MGVCVCVRGCSSEEWKKVSKSEREKLGVTVQDDGEFWMTFDDFCQYFTDLILCRLINTSYLSIHKTWEEEVMRGSWVHRQDPLRNRAGGCINHKATFLQNPQYVFDVKKVEDEVLICLQQKEKRAXAKEGKGENLAIGFDIHRVELNRKYRMHTAQQKVAGSIYINSRCVFLRKELTEGRYVIIPTTFDPGQQSGFLLRVFTDVPSDCKELSLDEPPQTCWTGLCGYPQLVTQVHVISAEGLQGQTPNGELHCLNPHRKRYLTRSQASDPYVIITCEGERVRSPVHKDTRSPNFDIKGLFYRKKPKEGIHIEIYNKNVIVDTFLGQVTLFSDPNERQEQHTLHLRDKGSRQDNDLPGTLTVRLITSTTLVNI